In Aphelocoma coerulescens isolate FSJ_1873_10779 chromosome 3, UR_Acoe_1.0, whole genome shotgun sequence, a single window of DNA contains:
- the MANEA gene encoding glycoprotein endo-alpha-1,2-mannosidase, with translation MARFRRRTCIILLLFILFICSIMMALKTLRPDRAGFGDPFGLGLLPELQQRTVLLDSKQNSLNRAQGDTVTRVSNLHSIAVNTMKASMSPVKKLEEELSSPNYNFHIFYYTWYGNPQFDGKYIHWNHPLLPHWDPKIANNYPKGRHTPPEDIGANFYPELGSYSSKDPTVIEAHMKQMRSASTGVIVLSWYPPGMADENGEPTDDLVPVVLDYAQKYNLKVTFHIEPYKDRDDRSMYHNVKYIIDKYGSHPAFYRHKTSTGRLLPMFYVYDSYVTIPEIWANLLTVSGSQSIRNTPYDALFIALLVEERHKHDIHRSGFDGMYTYFATNGFSYGSSHHNWAGLKAFCDSNNLMFIPSVGPGYIDTSIRPWNNHNTRNRVNGKYYETAFSAALLVRPEIISITSFNEWHEGTQIEKAVPKRTGQVVYLDYKPHKPNVYLELTQKWSEKYRKEQEQWLM, from the exons ATGGCAAGATTTCGCAGAAGAACATGCAtcattttgttgctttttattttgtttatttgctcCATAATGATGGCTTTGAAGACGCTGAGACCTGACAGAGCTGGCTTTGGAGATCCATTTGGACTCGGTTTGTTGCCGGAGCTTCAACAACGGACAGTGCTTTTAGACAGTAAACAGAATTCCCTAAATAGGGCTCAAGGAGATACTGTAACACGTGTCAGTAATTTGCATAGCATTGCTGTCAATACTATGAAGGCATCTATGTCTCCAGTAAAAAAGCTGGAAGAGGAACTGTCTTCTCCTAATTATAACTTCCACATATTCTACTATACTTGGTATGGCAATCCACAGTTCGATGGTAAATATATTCACTGGAATCATCCATTGTTGCCACATTGGGATCCCAAAATTGCAAACAATTATCCAAAGGGAAGGCATACTCCTCCTGAGGACATTGGGGCCAACTTTTATCCAGAACTTGGATCTTACAGTTCCAAAGACCCTACTGTCATAGAAGCCCACATGAAACAAATGCGTTCAGCTTCTACTG GTGTAATAGTGCTTTCATGGTACCCACCAGGGATGGCTGATGAAAACGGAGAGCCAACTGATGATTTGGTGCCAGTTGTTTTGGACTATGCACAAAAATATAATCTAAAG GTCACTTTTCACATCGAACCTTACAAAGACAGAGATGATCGCAGCATGTACCACAATGTCAAGTACATCATTGACAA ATATGGAAGCCATCCAGCCTTTTACAGGCATAAGACCAGCACGGGCAGACTTCTTCCCATGTTTTATGTCTATGACTCTTACGTGACAATTCCTGAAATATGGGCAAATCTGTTAACTGTTTCTGGATCCCAGAGTATTCGAAATACTCCATATGATGCATTATTCATTGCACTTCTTGTAGAAGAAAGACATAAGCATGACATTCACAGAAGCGGTTTTGACGGAATGTACACGTACTTTGCCACCAATGGCTTCTCCTACGGCTCATCTCATCATAATTGGGCAGGTTTAAAAGCCTTTTGTGATAGTAACAACTTAATGTTTATTCCAAGTGTGGGGCCAGGTTATATTGATACCAGTATCCGACCATGGAACAACCACAACACCCGGAACCGTGTCAATGGGAAGTACTACGAGACTGCCTTCAGTGCAGCGCTTCTGGTGCGACCAGAAATTATTTCCATTACGTCTTTTAATGAATGGCATGAGGGAACACAGATTGAAAAAGCTGTCCCTAAACGGACTGGACAGGTAGTTTACCTTGATTATAAACCCCATAAACCAAATGTTTACCTAGAGCTTACTCAGAAGTGGTCTGAGAAGTACAGAAAAGAACAAGAACAGTGGCTTATGTGA